The DNA region GTGGCTATCTGACCTACATACAGACCACCCCCCATTCTCCGATCAAGCTCATCGCCTTCAATCTTGAAACTTAGATACATATCTTCATCCTACCTGGAATTGCATTGACTTGGTAAGCCCGTTGCTGAGCGTAACCGAAATGGTGTAATAACCCGGAGCTAATACCACATTCACAATTATGGTTCCCACTTGGCCCGGGGTCAGTTGTGCCGAATTTCCCGGTGCAATATATTTAACCAGGGGGCCGCTGTAGAGCGTTCCATTGATTACAGTCGACACCGATGAATTAGTGAAATAGAACGCGTCCGAACCTGTGTTCTTCACGTAGAAATTGTAGCCGTTTGAAAACGGTATGTTTG from Thermoplasmataceae archaeon includes:
- a CDS encoding flagellar protein G; amino-acid sequence: MASGAASEMIFFIATMVIAASVVGVLGGQALHMTQSMSSSSQGVSSMIQSNFEIINDPSNIPFSNGYNFYVKNTGSDAFYFTNSSVSTVINGTLYSGPLVKYIAPGNSAQLTPGQVGTIIVNVVLAPGYYTISVTLSNGLTKSMQFQVG